A single window of Mycolicibacterium aurum DNA harbors:
- the purM gene encoding phosphoribosylformylglycinamidine cyclo-ligase — MTKGVEHHGIAEQHGISYASAGVDIEAGDRAVELFKPLAKKATRPEVRGGLGGFAGLFALRGDYREPLLASSTDGVGTKLAVAQAMDKHDTVGIDLVAMVVDDLVVCGAEPLFLQDYIAIGRTVPERVAELVSGIADGCVQAGCALLGGETAEHPGLMAPDHYDISATGIGVVEADDVLGPDRVRPGDVIIAMASTGLHSNGYSLARHVLLEIDHMNLAGHVEEFGRTLGEELLEPTRIYTKDCLALAAETQVRTFCHVTGGGLAGNLERVIPPGLVAELDRGTWTPAPVFGMIAQRGRIERAEMDKTFNMGVGMVAVVAPEDTDRALAVLTARHLNCWTLGTIKKGSKDASRAVLVGQHPRF, encoded by the coding sequence ATGACTAAAGGGGTCGAACACCACGGCATCGCCGAACAACACGGTATTTCCTATGCATCGGCTGGAGTGGACATCGAAGCCGGCGACCGTGCCGTCGAACTGTTCAAGCCGCTTGCCAAGAAGGCCACCCGGCCCGAGGTACGCGGCGGGCTCGGCGGGTTCGCCGGCCTCTTCGCGTTGCGCGGCGACTACCGCGAGCCGCTGCTGGCCTCATCCACCGACGGGGTGGGCACCAAGTTGGCCGTTGCGCAGGCGATGGACAAGCACGACACGGTCGGCATCGACCTGGTCGCGATGGTGGTGGACGACCTGGTGGTGTGCGGCGCCGAGCCGCTGTTCCTGCAGGACTACATCGCGATCGGCCGGACCGTCCCGGAACGCGTCGCCGAACTCGTCTCCGGCATCGCCGACGGCTGCGTGCAGGCCGGGTGCGCCCTGCTCGGCGGCGAGACGGCCGAGCATCCGGGGCTGATGGCGCCCGACCATTACGACATCTCGGCCACCGGGATCGGGGTCGTCGAAGCTGACGATGTCCTCGGACCGGACCGGGTCAGGCCCGGCGACGTGATCATCGCGATGGCCTCGACCGGCCTGCACTCGAACGGTTACTCACTGGCCCGGCACGTGCTGCTGGAGATCGACCACATGAACCTCGCCGGTCACGTCGAGGAGTTCGGCCGCACTCTCGGCGAGGAGTTGTTGGAGCCGACCCGCATCTACACCAAAGACTGCCTCGCGCTGGCCGCCGAGACCCAGGTGCGGACGTTCTGCCACGTCACCGGCGGCGGACTCGCCGGCAACCTGGAACGTGTCATCCCGCCCGGTCTGGTGGCAGAACTCGACCGCGGCACGTGGACGCCCGCACCGGTGTTCGGCATGATCGCGCAGCGCGGTCGTATCGAACGAGCGGAAATGGACAAGACGTTCAACATGGGTGTCGGGATGGTGGCTGTCGTCGCGCCGGAGGACACCGATCGCGCGCTGGCCGTGTTGACTGCCCGTCACCTGAATTGCTGGACCCTCGGGACCATCAAGAAGGGCAGTAAAGACGCCTCACGAGCAGTGCTCGTGGGACAGCACCCTAGATTCTAG
- a CDS encoding cupin domain-containing protein: MVVMHRYVAAAAMSLAAVTATAPAGPASATPSVGTSAVTLSANTVDGVDYVTREITIAPGGSTGWHYHDPTVYGLIRSGTLTRTLANCQVDGTFPAGTAVAEGRGPDHVHLGRNLGSEPLVMWVSYVAPAGTPLSVDMPDPGCGFA; the protein is encoded by the coding sequence ATGGTTGTCATGCACAGGTACGTGGCGGCCGCCGCCATGTCTCTCGCGGCGGTGACCGCGACGGCGCCGGCTGGCCCGGCCTCGGCGACGCCGTCGGTCGGTACGTCGGCCGTCACGCTGTCGGCGAACACCGTCGACGGTGTCGATTACGTCACTCGCGAAATCACGATCGCTCCGGGCGGCAGCACCGGCTGGCACTACCACGACCCCACGGTGTACGGCCTCATTCGCAGCGGTACCCTCACCCGGACGTTGGCCAATTGCCAGGTCGACGGCACTTTTCCGGCCGGGACAGCGGTCGCTGAGGGCCGCGGTCCCGACCACGTCCACCTGGGTCGAAACCTGGGCTCCGAACCGCTGGTGATGTGGGTGAGCTACGTCGCGCCGGCCGGGACACCGTTGTCGGTGGACATGCCCGATCCCGGCTGCGGGTTTGCCTGA
- a CDS encoding PPOX class F420-dependent oxidoreductase → MTFTAAEIAFMNHADLGRLATIQPDGTPQNSPVGFSYNQELGTIDIGGYEMAKSRKFRNLRSNDKVAFVVDDITSHDPWRVRCLEIRGTAAQAESDGAAIIRVRPQKVISFGIDDQKTEPHDLVVHVRNVDAPARDSGVVGHAEIDQLHPSH, encoded by the coding sequence ATGACGTTCACCGCAGCTGAGATCGCGTTCATGAATCACGCGGACCTGGGCAGGCTGGCCACCATCCAGCCTGACGGCACGCCGCAGAACAGCCCGGTCGGTTTCTCCTACAACCAGGAGCTCGGCACCATCGACATCGGCGGCTACGAGATGGCGAAGAGTCGCAAGTTCCGCAATCTGCGCAGCAATGACAAGGTGGCGTTCGTCGTCGACGACATCACCTCCCACGATCCGTGGCGGGTGCGCTGCCTGGAGATCCGCGGCACCGCAGCACAAGCCGAATCCGACGGTGCCGCGATCATCCGTGTGAGGCCCCAGAAGGTGATCAGTTTCGGGATCGACGACCAGAAGACCGAACCCCACGATCTGGTCGTCCACGTTCGGAATGTGGACGCACCGGCTAGGGATTCCGGTGTAGTTGGTCACGCTGAGATTGACCAACTGCACCCGAGTCACTAG
- a CDS encoding sterol carrier family protein, which translates to MAPRRTADPAKTRAAVAAVAAWLRDDDAPAPERAVIAEAVRTTARTLAAVAPGAAVEVRVPPFVAVQCVAGLTHTRGNPPNVVETDPRTWLLLATGLATLAETAATGALRMSGSRAVEIAESLPLVALPD; encoded by the coding sequence ATGGCCCCTCGCCGCACTGCCGATCCGGCAAAGACCCGCGCCGCCGTCGCAGCGGTCGCCGCGTGGTTGCGCGACGACGACGCGCCTGCACCCGAGCGCGCCGTCATCGCCGAGGCGGTGCGGACGACCGCCAGGACGCTGGCCGCGGTGGCGCCCGGCGCGGCCGTGGAAGTGCGGGTGCCGCCGTTCGTCGCCGTCCAGTGCGTCGCGGGCCTCACCCACACCCGGGGCAACCCGCCCAACGTCGTCGAGACCGACCCGCGCACCTGGCTCTTGCTGGCCACCGGGCTCGCAACGCTGGCCGAGACGGCAGCCACAGGTGCGCTGCGGATGTCGGGATCGCGTGCGGTCGAGATCGCCGAATCGCTGCCGTTGGTGGCGCTGCCCGACTGA
- a CDS encoding DUF3073 domain-containing protein has product MGRGRAKAKQTKVARELKYSSPQTDFTQLQRELAGSSDDDPRNGSEPLSDDGWADDDDWRR; this is encoded by the coding sequence ATGGGCCGCGGCCGGGCAAAGGCAAAGCAGACCAAGGTTGCACGTGAGCTCAAATACAGCTCACCGCAGACGGATTTCACGCAGCTACAGCGTGAGCTGGCAGGTTCGTCAGACGACGACCCCCGTAACGGCAGCGAGCCGCTGTCAGACGACGGCTGGGCCGACGATGACGACTGGCGGCGCTAA
- a CDS encoding NAD(P)H-binding protein: MPSDRPSGNLRCLVTGATGYIGGHLVPELLERGHAVRAMARTPAKLDDASWRDRVEVVKGDLTDPDSLTAAFEGTDVVYYLVHSMGTSKDFVAEERQSARNVAAAAKQAGVRRVVYLSGLHPEGVELSRHLASRTEVGEILIESGIETVVLQAGIVIGSGSASFEMVRHLTDRLPAMTTPKWVHNMIQPISIGDTLYYLAEAATADIPESRAWDIGGPDAMEYGEAMQIYADVAGLSRRIIIVLPFLTPTIASWWVGLVTPIPSGLARPLVESLAHDAVMHEHDIDAVIPAPNGGLTDYREAVTEALRQDGTARQKGRRHLMRFSSVAPQ, translated from the coding sequence ATGCCCTCTGATAGGCCCTCTGGAAATCTTCGCTGCCTGGTGACCGGTGCGACCGGCTACATCGGCGGCCACTTGGTGCCGGAACTGCTTGAGCGGGGCCACGCGGTGCGCGCCATGGCGCGCACCCCCGCCAAGCTGGACGACGCGAGCTGGCGCGACCGCGTCGAGGTGGTGAAGGGCGATCTGACCGATCCCGATTCGTTGACGGCAGCCTTCGAGGGCACCGACGTCGTCTACTACCTGGTGCACTCGATGGGAACGTCGAAGGACTTCGTCGCCGAGGAACGGCAGTCCGCGCGCAATGTGGCGGCTGCGGCGAAGCAGGCCGGCGTCCGCCGGGTGGTGTACCTCAGCGGTCTGCACCCTGAGGGCGTGGAGTTGTCCCGGCACCTCGCGTCGCGCACCGAGGTCGGGGAGATCCTCATCGAGTCCGGCATCGAGACCGTGGTGTTGCAGGCGGGCATCGTGATCGGCTCCGGCTCGGCGTCGTTCGAGATGGTCCGCCATCTGACCGACCGGCTGCCGGCGATGACGACGCCGAAGTGGGTGCACAACATGATTCAGCCCATCTCGATCGGCGACACCCTCTACTACCTGGCCGAAGCGGCCACGGCGGACATACCCGAGTCGCGGGCATGGGACATCGGCGGCCCGGACGCGATGGAGTACGGCGAGGCGATGCAGATCTACGCCGACGTCGCGGGTCTGAGCCGACGCATCATCATCGTGCTTCCGTTCCTGACCCCGACGATCGCGAGCTGGTGGGTGGGCCTGGTGACGCCGATCCCGTCTGGCCTGGCCCGGCCCCTGGTGGAATCACTGGCCCACGATGCGGTGATGCACGAGCACGACATCGACGCGGTGATACCGGCGCCGAACGGCGGACTGACGGACTACCGCGAGGCGGTGACAGAGGCACTGCGTCAGGACGGCACCGCCCGCCAGAAGGGTCGGCGTCACCTGATGCGCTTCAGTTCAGTTGCGCCGCAGTAG
- a CDS encoding aminodeoxychorismate lyase — MAEVPGVVVTLDGQLHDPDVPLLYADDLAAVRGDGIFETLLVRGGRPCLLDAHLNRLAHSAHLVDLPAPDTALWRATVDTAVGTWMSAGGDEGVLRLVYSRGREHGSAPTGYAMIGPVPARVAEVRRDGLAALTLERGLAADGVEAMPWLLAGAKTLSYAVNMAALRHAERAGAGDVIFVSTDGHILEGPRSTVVIATSSADGRTCLLTPPPWFPILRGTTQQALFEVARNKGFDCDYQALTPADLTAAQGVWLVSSITLAARVHTLDGQPLAHSPLADDITALVDAAIICDR; from the coding sequence ATGGCTGAGGTACCGGGCGTCGTCGTAACCCTCGACGGACAACTGCACGACCCCGACGTTCCCCTGCTGTACGCCGACGATCTGGCCGCGGTGCGCGGTGACGGCATCTTCGAGACCCTGCTGGTGCGGGGTGGCCGCCCATGCCTGCTCGACGCGCACCTGAACCGGCTGGCGCATTCGGCACACCTGGTCGACCTCCCCGCGCCGGACACCGCCCTGTGGCGTGCCACGGTCGACACCGCGGTCGGCACCTGGATGTCCGCCGGCGGCGACGAAGGCGTGCTGCGCCTGGTGTACTCCCGTGGCCGTGAGCACGGGTCGGCACCGACGGGGTACGCCATGATCGGCCCGGTTCCGGCACGGGTCGCCGAGGTCCGTCGCGACGGTCTGGCAGCGCTGACCCTGGAGCGTGGCCTTGCCGCCGACGGCGTGGAGGCGATGCCGTGGCTGCTGGCCGGCGCCAAGACGTTGTCCTACGCGGTCAACATGGCTGCACTGCGGCACGCCGAACGCGCGGGCGCCGGAGACGTCATCTTCGTCAGCACCGATGGCCACATTCTGGAGGGGCCGCGTTCGACTGTCGTGATCGCCACCTCGTCAGCCGACGGCCGCACCTGCCTGTTGACGCCGCCGCCCTGGTTTCCCATTCTGCGGGGAACCACCCAGCAGGCGTTGTTCGAGGTGGCTCGGAACAAGGGTTTCGATTGCGACTACCAGGCGCTCACGCCCGCCGATCTGACTGCGGCCCAAGGTGTCTGGCTGGTGTCCAGCATCACCCTCGCGGCGCGCGTGCACACTCTCGACGGACAACCCTTGGCGCACTCGCCGCTCGCCGACGACATCACCGCATTGGTGGACGCCGCGATCATCTGTGATCGCTGA
- a CDS encoding MCE family protein, which yields MPRDRDAPPYKLAGGLLMAIVLGAGALLFCQFRGDFIPSVPLTLQSGRAGLVVEPGAKVTFNGVEIGRVSRIADVSAGAGEPMAEVTLDVDPEVLHLIPANATADIRATTVFGNKYVSFISPENPVAQRLSPHDVIRVHAVTTEFNTLFETVTAIAEQVDPVKLNQTLSATAQALTGLGDRFGGSLIDGRRILGDLNPRMPRLRDDIALLAALADTYADASPALWDGLVDAVTTARTLTDHRDDVDKALMAALGLADPASDSLGRSTPFLVRGAADLLPTSTLLDEYRGMIFCTLRNYDEVRPRIERAFGGNGYSLTGAGTAAGAGNPFVYPDNLPRVNARGGPGGRPGCWQKITKDLYPMPYLVMDTGYSLAPYNHVDLPSPMYTDYVWGRQVGEPTINP from the coding sequence GTGCCGCGCGACCGGGACGCACCGCCCTACAAGTTGGCGGGCGGCCTGCTCATGGCGATCGTCCTCGGCGCGGGCGCCCTGTTGTTCTGCCAGTTCCGCGGCGACTTCATCCCCTCGGTTCCGCTCACACTGCAGTCCGGGCGCGCCGGACTGGTTGTCGAACCGGGCGCCAAGGTGACCTTCAACGGGGTCGAGATCGGCCGGGTGTCCCGGATCGCCGACGTCAGCGCGGGCGCCGGCGAACCGATGGCCGAGGTGACGCTCGACGTCGACCCCGAGGTTCTCCACCTCATCCCGGCCAACGCAACGGCCGACATCCGGGCGACGACGGTGTTCGGCAACAAGTACGTGTCGTTCATCTCTCCGGAAAACCCGGTAGCGCAAAGACTCTCACCGCACGACGTGATCCGCGTGCACGCGGTCACGACGGAGTTCAACACCCTGTTCGAGACGGTCACCGCGATCGCCGAGCAGGTCGACCCCGTCAAGCTCAACCAGACACTGAGCGCGACGGCCCAGGCCCTCACGGGCCTCGGCGACCGGTTCGGCGGATCGCTGATCGACGGCCGCCGCATCCTCGGCGACCTGAATCCGAGGATGCCCCGACTGCGCGACGACATCGCACTCCTGGCAGCACTTGCCGACACCTATGCGGATGCGTCGCCGGCACTGTGGGACGGGCTCGTCGATGCTGTGACGACGGCGCGCACGCTCACCGATCACCGCGACGACGTCGACAAGGCTCTGATGGCCGCGCTCGGGCTCGCCGACCCGGCGTCGGACAGTCTGGGGCGCAGTACTCCATTTCTCGTGCGTGGCGCCGCCGACCTGCTGCCCACCTCGACGCTGCTCGACGAGTACCGCGGCATGATCTTCTGCACCCTCCGCAACTACGACGAAGTGCGGCCTCGGATCGAGCGCGCCTTCGGCGGCAACGGTTACTCGCTGACAGGTGCCGGCACCGCCGCCGGTGCCGGCAATCCGTTCGTCTACCCCGACAACCTGCCCCGCGTGAATGCCCGAGGCGGCCCGGGTGGTCGACCGGGGTGCTGGCAGAAGATCACCAAAGACCTGTATCCGATGCCGTATCTGGTGATGGACACCGGATACAGCCTCGCGCCCTACAACCATGTGGACCTTCCGAGTCCGATGTACACCGATTACGTGTGGGGCCGCCAGGTCGGTGAGCCCACCATCAACCCGTGA
- the purF gene encoding amidophosphoribosyltransferase, translated as MTAEPLVHDENEPREECGVFGVWAPGEEVAKLTYYGLYALQHRGQEAAGIAVADGSQVLVFKDLGLVSQVFDEQTLAAMPGHVAVGHCRYSTTGSTTWENAQPVFRNTAAGTGVALGHNGNLVNTAELAARARDEGLMGNRGAVAATTDSDILGALLAHGAADSSLEQAALELLPTVRGAFCLTFMDENTLYAARDPYGVRPLSLGRLDRGWVVASETAALDIVGAAFVRDIEPGELLAIDADGVRSTRFANPTPKGCVFEYVYLARPDSIIGGRSVHATRVEIGRRLAVERPVDADLVIGVPESGTPAAVGYAQGSGIPYGQGLMKNAYVGRTFIQPSQTIRQLGIRLKLNPLKEVIRGKRLIVVDDSIVRGNTQRALIRMLREAGALEVHVRIASPPVKWPCFYGIDFATPAELIANAASNSADEEDMLDGVRRAIGADSLGYISNQGMIAATEQPASRLCSACFDGDYPIELPGETALGKNVIEHMLETAARTGIPLQIENDNASALRRP; from the coding sequence GTGACCGCTGAGCCGCTTGTCCACGATGAGAACGAGCCGCGAGAAGAATGTGGCGTATTCGGGGTCTGGGCGCCCGGCGAGGAGGTGGCGAAGCTCACCTATTACGGCCTGTATGCCCTGCAGCACAGAGGACAGGAAGCAGCAGGCATCGCCGTTGCCGACGGGTCGCAGGTTCTGGTCTTCAAAGATCTCGGACTCGTCAGCCAGGTTTTCGACGAGCAGACGTTGGCCGCCATGCCGGGCCACGTCGCCGTCGGGCACTGTCGCTACTCCACCACCGGATCCACCACGTGGGAGAACGCCCAGCCGGTGTTCCGCAACACCGCCGCGGGCACGGGCGTCGCTCTCGGACACAACGGCAACCTGGTCAACACTGCGGAACTCGCGGCCCGCGCCCGTGACGAAGGGCTGATGGGCAACCGCGGTGCGGTCGCGGCCACCACCGACTCGGATATTCTCGGCGCGCTACTGGCCCACGGTGCTGCCGACTCGTCGCTCGAGCAGGCCGCCCTCGAGCTGCTGCCCACGGTCCGCGGCGCGTTCTGCCTGACCTTCATGGACGAGAACACCCTCTACGCTGCGCGCGATCCCTACGGCGTGCGCCCGCTGTCGCTCGGCCGGCTGGACCGCGGCTGGGTGGTGGCGTCGGAGACCGCTGCGCTCGACATCGTCGGCGCCGCATTCGTCCGCGACATCGAGCCGGGCGAACTGCTGGCCATCGACGCCGACGGCGTCCGCTCCACCCGCTTCGCCAACCCGACCCCCAAGGGCTGTGTCTTCGAGTACGTCTACCTGGCCCGGCCCGACAGCATCATCGGCGGCCGGTCCGTGCACGCCACCCGCGTCGAGATCGGTCGCAGGTTGGCCGTCGAACGGCCCGTCGACGCCGACCTGGTGATCGGGGTGCCCGAGTCCGGTACCCCGGCTGCCGTCGGTTACGCCCAGGGCTCCGGCATTCCCTACGGTCAGGGGCTGATGAAGAACGCCTACGTGGGGCGCACGTTCATTCAGCCGTCGCAGACCATCCGTCAGCTGGGCATCCGGCTGAAGCTCAACCCGCTCAAGGAGGTCATCCGCGGCAAGCGGTTGATCGTCGTCGACGACTCCATCGTGCGCGGCAACACCCAGCGCGCCCTGATCCGGATGCTGCGGGAGGCCGGTGCACTCGAAGTGCACGTGCGGATCGCCTCGCCGCCGGTCAAGTGGCCCTGCTTCTACGGGATCGACTTCGCCACCCCCGCCGAGCTCATCGCCAACGCGGCCAGCAACTCCGCCGACGAGGAGGACATGCTCGACGGTGTCCGGCGCGCCATCGGCGCCGACAGCCTCGGCTACATCAGCAACCAGGGCATGATCGCCGCCACCGAGCAGCCCGCGTCGCGGCTGTGCTCGGCGTGCTTCGACGGCGACTATCCGATCGAGCTGCCCGGTGAGACGGCGCTCGGAAAGAACGTCATCGAGCACATGCTGGAGACCGCGGCGCGCACCGGTATTCCACTGCAGATCGAGAACGACAACGCGTCGGCGCTACGGCGTCCGTAA
- the ygfZ gene encoding CAF17-like 4Fe-4S cluster assembly/insertion protein YgfZ, whose product MTSSSSGVPAPPTGPDADAVWHFGDPLGEQRAAAEGAVVIDRSHRAVLTLTGAERRSWLHTISSQHVSELPDGAVVENLSLDGQGRVEDHWLQTELDGRTVIDTEPWRGEPLLSFLRKMVFWADVVVEPADLGVLSLLGPALAGPPVLAALGLAALPAEGTAAALADGGFVRHLPGPGGEIDLVVPRADIAAWRDRLVAAGVRPAGVWAYEAHRVAARRPRLGVDTDERTIPHEVGWIGGPGVGAVHLDKGCYRGQETVARVHNLGKPPRMLVILHLDGDADRPSSGDPVLAGGRTVGRLGTVVDHVDEGAIALALLKRGLPADIELTTGGELQVSAAIDPDSLPAADSVGAGRLAVERLRGGAR is encoded by the coding sequence ATGACGTCAAGCAGCTCCGGGGTACCGGCTCCCCCCACCGGGCCCGACGCCGACGCGGTGTGGCACTTCGGTGACCCGCTCGGCGAACAACGAGCCGCCGCCGAGGGCGCCGTGGTCATCGACCGCTCGCACCGCGCCGTACTGACCCTGACCGGTGCCGAGCGCAGGTCATGGCTGCACACCATCTCCAGCCAGCACGTCAGTGAGCTTCCCGACGGCGCCGTGGTCGAGAATTTGAGCCTGGACGGCCAGGGCCGTGTCGAAGATCACTGGCTGCAGACCGAGCTCGACGGCCGCACCGTGATCGACACCGAACCGTGGCGCGGGGAACCGCTGCTGAGCTTCTTGCGCAAGATGGTGTTCTGGGCCGATGTCGTGGTCGAGCCCGCCGATCTCGGGGTGTTGTCGCTGCTCGGGCCGGCGCTCGCCGGGCCGCCGGTGCTCGCGGCACTCGGCCTGGCTGCACTACCCGCGGAGGGCACCGCCGCCGCACTGGCCGACGGCGGATTCGTCCGCCACCTGCCTGGCCCCGGGGGCGAGATCGACCTCGTGGTGCCGCGGGCCGATATCGCGGCGTGGCGGGACAGGCTGGTGGCTGCCGGTGTCCGGCCGGCGGGTGTGTGGGCCTATGAGGCGCACCGAGTCGCTGCCCGGCGTCCGCGTCTCGGGGTGGACACCGACGAGCGCACGATCCCGCACGAGGTGGGCTGGATCGGCGGGCCCGGGGTGGGCGCCGTGCACCTCGACAAGGGCTGCTACCGCGGGCAGGAGACCGTCGCGCGGGTGCACAACCTGGGCAAACCTCCGCGCATGCTGGTGATCCTGCATCTCGACGGCGACGCCGACCGCCCCTCCTCCGGCGATCCGGTTCTCGCGGGCGGCCGCACTGTGGGCCGGCTGGGCACGGTCGTCGACCACGTCGACGAGGGGGCGATCGCGCTGGCGCTGCTCAAGCGCGGCCTGCCGGCGGACATCGAGTTGACCACCGGTGGTGAGCTGCAGGTTTCCGCCGCGATCGACCCCGATTCGCTGCCGGCCGCCGATTCGGTGGGTGCGGGGCGGCTGGCCGTCGAGCGGCTGCGGGGCGGCGCGCGCTGA
- a CDS encoding Rv0804 family intramembrane glutamic endopeptidase, translating into MGDRPRAAALAAILIGWSWVTPRIPPRWNPLPQAVFGVAVASLSRAQLGLSPPALWRGLGWGAVAAAPVLLTVAGGAAIPAVRDGMAERDLPDAPGRWLLLHIPFGTVWSEEVAYRAALGTLADSAFGDVAGRLFTAAVFGLSHVPDARAAGHSVPGTVLVTGAAGWVFSWLYATSGSLAAPMLAHLAVNESGALAALAVQRRLSSDSGAVGQSQRDQLHRNP; encoded by the coding sequence GTGGGCGACCGGCCCAGGGCAGCAGCACTCGCCGCGATCCTGATCGGGTGGAGTTGGGTGACGCCGCGGATTCCGCCGCGATGGAACCCGCTGCCGCAGGCGGTGTTCGGCGTCGCGGTCGCGTCGCTGAGCAGGGCGCAGCTGGGCTTGTCGCCGCCGGCGCTGTGGCGGGGGCTGGGCTGGGGCGCCGTCGCGGCCGCGCCCGTGCTGCTCACCGTCGCCGGGGGTGCCGCGATCCCCGCGGTACGCGACGGCATGGCCGAACGTGACCTCCCCGACGCGCCGGGCAGGTGGCTGCTGCTGCACATTCCCTTCGGCACGGTGTGGTCAGAGGAGGTGGCCTACCGCGCGGCGCTGGGCACGCTCGCCGACAGTGCGTTCGGTGACGTGGCCGGCCGGCTGTTCACGGCCGCGGTGTTCGGGCTGTCCCATGTGCCCGACGCCCGCGCGGCCGGGCACTCGGTACCCGGCACGGTTCTCGTCACCGGGGCTGCCGGCTGGGTCTTCTCATGGCTGTACGCGACGTCGGGCAGTCTCGCCGCGCCCATGCTGGCACATCTGGCGGTCAATGAGTCGGGAGCGCTTGCGGCACTGGCGGTTCAGCGCCGGCTCTCTAGTGACTCGGGTGCAGTTGGTCAATCTCAGCGTGACCAACTACACCGGAATCCCTAG